One segment of Sphaerodactylus townsendi isolate TG3544 linkage group LG17, MPM_Stown_v2.3, whole genome shotgun sequence DNA contains the following:
- the LYSMD2 gene encoding lysM and putative peptidoglycan-binding domain-containing protein 2, with translation MADFLPVPALSLREEPLPEAAETEAELSLGLARTKTRSYGSTASVAAPLGERYLEHRLGPGDTLQGVALKYGVTMEQIKRANKLFTNDCIFLRKTLNIPVLSEKPLLFNGLNSLESPENEAISSPPSCDEDPVTVQEDDSSPSPQESDNHLLPPEELSAKDFLHRLDLQIKLSKQAAKKLKPEDTREDDEENSYATDSYQQ, from the exons ATGGCCGATTTCCTGCCGGTGCCGGCGCTGTCCCTGCGCGAGGAGCCGCTCCCGGAGGCGGCCGAGACGGAGGCCGAGCTCTCGCTGGGCCTGGCGCGGACCAAGACGCGCTCGTACGGCAGCACGGCCAGCGTGGCGGCGCCCTTGGGCGAGCGCTACCTGGAGCACCGCCTCGGGCCCGGCGACACCCTGCAGGGCGTCGCTCTCAAGTACGGCGTGACG ATGGAGCAAATAAAAAGGGCAAATAAACTATTCACAAATGACTGCATATTTCTGAGAAAAACATTGAATATACCAGTTTTATCTGAGAAACCCTTGCTATTTAATGGACTGAACTCACTGGAATCTCCTGAGAACGAAGCAATTAGCAGCCCCCCTTCTTGTGATGAAGATCCAGTGACTGTTCAGGAAGACGACTCTTCACCCAGTCCTCAAGAATCCGACAATCATCTTCTTCCACCTGAAGAATTATCGGCCAAAGATTTTCTACACAGACTAGATTTGCAGATTAAGCTGTCCAAACAGGCAGCTAAGAAGCTAAAACCTGAGGATACCAG GGAGGACGATGAAGAAAATTCCTATGCAACTGATTCCTATCAGCAGTAG